The genomic stretch TCTCCGGGCCGTACAAGTGCTGGCTGCCGGTGACAAGCCACACCTCGAATTGCTTGAGGTCGATCATGCTCAACTGCTCCTTTGCCCTACGTCATCGCTGACCGTAGACATGCATATACCGATCATGCAGTTTCGCGACAGCCTCAGCCGGAATCTCGTCGGGCGTGCCCAGTTGCAGCGCCAGCCAGACCGCCTTCGCAACGTCTTCGACCATCACCGCCGCCTTGACCGCCGCCGTAGCCGTCGGCCCGACCGTGAACACCCCGTGGTTCTTCAGCAGCACCGCCGCCGAGTCGCCGATGTGCGCGACCACCTGCTGGCCGATCTCCTCACCGCCGATCAGCGCAAAACCGGCGCAGGGGATCGGGCCGCCGAACTCATCGGCAATCGCGGTGAGATACACCGGGATCGGCTTGCCAAGTGCGGCAAAGGCGGTGGCATAGGCCGAGTGGGTATGCACCACGCCGTTGACATCGGGCCGTTGCCGGTAGATGTAGAGATGGCTGGCGGTGTCCGACGAGGGCTTGAGATGGCCCTCGACGATCTCGCCCTGGAGGTTGATCACGACATGATCCGCTGGGCGCAGGTCCGCGTAGAGCACACCACTGGGCTTGATCACCACCAGCCCGCTCTCCGGATCGCGCGCGCTGACATTGCCGCCGGTCCATTTCACCAGCCCGTTTTTTGGTAGCTCCAGGTGCAGCTTCCAAAGCTGTTCTTTGAGTTGTTCGAGCATATCACTTCCTCGCTTGCTGATCGTGGCTCTGCTCCCTCAGCGCATCCACGGCGGCGCGTTCGATGCTGAGTCCCTGCGTGTAGCGCTCCATGAACGCGGTAAAGCCGTCCACATCCGCCGGATTGGGCGCGATCGTCGTGCCGTGCTCTCCGGCAAAGACCGTATCGGCGAGATAGGTTTCCAGGGACTCATGGGGTGCCTTCTGGAGCATATAGGCGGCAAGCAGGGCAATGCCCCAGGCGCCGCCCTCGCCTGCCGTCTCCATAACAGAAACGGGGACCTTCATCGCCGCGGCCATGATCGTTTGCGCCACGGCCGGGGTCTTGAAGAAGCCGCCGTGACCGACCACCTGGTCGATCTGCACGTGCTCCTGGGTAAAGAGGATGTCCAGCCCGATCTTCAGTGCGCCGAGTGCCGCGAACAGATGCACGCGCATGAAGTTCGCCAGCGTGAAGCGGCTGTCCGGGGTGCGGACGAACAATGGACGACCCGCTTCAAGGTGCGTGATATGCTCGCCCGACACGTAGTTGTAGGCGAGCAGCCCGCCGCCATCCGCATCGCCGACGAGCGCCGTAGTGTACAGCAGGTCAAACAGCCTAGCCTCGCTCAGCTCCACCCCAAGCGCCTGCGTGAATTCCCCGAACAGGTCAACCCAGGCATTGAGATCGGATGTGCAGTTGTTGCTATGGACCATCGCGACCGGCTTGCCGGTGGGCGTTGTCACCAGGTCAATCTCGGGATAGACCTTCGACAGCGGTTTCTCTAACACGATCATGGCAAAAACGGAGGTTCCGGCGGAGACATTGCCCGTGCGCTCGGCCACGCTGTTGGTCGCGGCCATGCCGGTGCCCGCGTCGCCCTCTGGCGGGCAGAGCGGGATTCCCGCCCGCAGGTGGCCGGTGGGATCGAGCAATCGCGCGCCTTCCGCGGTCAGCGCGCCAGCGGCAGCGCCAGCGACAAGGACGTTCGGCAGGATGTCCTGGACTCTCCACACAATCTTTTCCGCCGTGAGGCGCTCGTTGAAGATCGCGATCATGCGCGCATCGTAATCGTTGATCGTGCTATCGATGGGGAACATGCCCGAAGCTTCGCCGACGCCCACCACCGTGTGCCCCGTCAGCTTCCAATGGACATAGCCAGCCAGCGTGGTCAGATAATGAATATCCCCGACGTGGGGCTCCTTGTTCATGATCGCCTGGTAGAGATGGGCAATGCTCCAGCGCTGCGGAACGTTGAATTGGAACAGCTCGGTGAGCTCTTCCGAAGCCGGTCCTGTCATGGTGTTGCGCCAAGTCCGAAACGGGACGAGGAGCGTCCCACGGCGATCGAATGCCATATAGCCATGCATCATAGCGCTGAAGCCGATGGCGCCGATGGCTGTGTGCGGGATGGGGATGGCATACCGCTCGCGGACCTCGGCGCTGAGCTTCCGGTAGCTTTCCTGCACGCCCGTCCAAACATCTTCGAGCTGGTAGGTCCAGACGCCGCTTTCGTATCGGTTTTCCCAGGCATAGCTTCCTGAAGCGATCGGCGTATGCTGCTCGTCGATCAGCACCGCTTTGATGCGCGTCGATCCCAGCTCGATGCCAAGTACGGTCGTGCCGCGCTCAAGTGCTCGTTGGGCATCGTTTCGATCCATGTTCGTCTCCAGCCTGCCTGAGCCTCGCTAGAACCGATGCTCAGGCCGTGGTAGTGCCTGCTCCTTGATGGTCATGGCGCACACGTTCGTCAGCGCGCTGCATGGGTGCGCCACGGCGGCAGGAAGCAGCGCGGCGTTCCATCCGCCGTGGTGGGCGGCATGCCATCGGGTTCCAGGCGAATGTCGGTGCCCGGCAGGCGGTCGTCGATCCCGCCGCTCGCGTAGCGATCCCGCGTGACGGGTTAGTCGGGTGGCTCAAGCTGCCAGTAGCTCCCAGGATGCATCGGGACGAGATGCTCCCCCATACCACCCAGTGCCGCCGGCGATGCCGTACCGCTCATGCCCGTGCCGGCCCCG from Herpetosiphonaceae bacterium encodes the following:
- a CDS encoding L-ribulose-5-phosphate 4-epimerase, whose translation is MLEQLKEQLWKLHLELPKNGLVKWTGGNVSARDPESGLVVIKPSGVLYADLRPADHVVINLQGEIVEGHLKPSSDTASHLYIYRQRPDVNGVVHTHSAYATAFAALGKPIPVYLTAIADEFGGPIPCAGFALIGGEEIGQQVVAHIGDSAAVLLKNHGVFTVGPTATAAVKAAVMVEDVAKAVWLALQLGTPDEIPAEAVAKLHDRYMHVYGQR
- a CDS encoding FGGY-family carbohydrate kinase codes for the protein MDRNDAQRALERGTTVLGIELGSTRIKAVLIDEQHTPIASGSYAWENRYESGVWTYQLEDVWTGVQESYRKLSAEVRERYAIPIPHTAIGAIGFSAMMHGYMAFDRRGTLLVPFRTWRNTMTGPASEELTELFQFNVPQRWSIAHLYQAIMNKEPHVGDIHYLTTLAGYVHWKLTGHTVVGVGEASGMFPIDSTINDYDARMIAIFNERLTAEKIVWRVQDILPNVLVAGAAAGALTAEGARLLDPTGHLRAGIPLCPPEGDAGTGMAATNSVAERTGNVSAGTSVFAMIVLEKPLSKVYPEIDLVTTPTGKPVAMVHSNNCTSDLNAWVDLFGEFTQALGVELSEARLFDLLYTTALVGDADGGGLLAYNYVSGEHITHLEAGRPLFVRTPDSRFTLANFMRVHLFAALGALKIGLDILFTQEHVQIDQVVGHGGFFKTPAVAQTIMAAAMKVPVSVMETAGEGGAWGIALLAAYMLQKAPHESLETYLADTVFAGEHGTTIAPNPADVDGFTAFMERYTQGLSIERAAVDALREQSHDQQARK